The following proteins are co-located in the Megalobrama amblycephala isolate DHTTF-2021 linkage group LG12, ASM1881202v1, whole genome shotgun sequence genome:
- the LOC125280609 gene encoding uncharacterized protein LOC125280609: protein MKMRETFQHRQKLIHDPEQCSTVLTVFPRFRDTKGLVAQDFDLLFGAETSSKLLEKWDFLKAKVIEQAKDISKTPLLDHLIQSAEENTDEDDEVPGWDSDMASLLLLVYLLPPPPSGKKGAVKISTREAVDHVVKFHKSCRSLQEHSGPNQRRQPYILAVGTTRKHIHEFYIALDGDLLPCKGKSSLSAFDELFKAHYVFGISYDQALNGMYTFVQTTIYNIDVGHSHETPRVKDLRAKLLN, encoded by the exons ATGAAAATGAGAGAAACCTTCCAGCACAGGCAAAAGTTGATCCATGATCCTGAGCAATGCAGCACAGTGCTTACTGTGTTCCCAAGGTTTCGTGACACAAAGGGCCTg GTGGCACAAGACTTTGACCTGTTGTTTGGAGCTGAGACTTCATCAAAACTCCTTGAGAAATGGGATTTCCTGAAGGCCAAAGTAATAGAGCAAGCCAAGGACATCAGCAAGACACCCCTGCTTGACCATCTCATCCAGTCTGCAGAGGAGAACACTGATGAGGATGACGAGGTCCCAG GTTGGGATAGTGACATGGCCTCACTGCTACTGCTGGTCTACCTACTGCCACCACCTCCAAGTGGAAAGAAGGGAGCTGTAAAGATCAGTACCCGGGAAGCTGTGGACCATGTAGTCAAATTTCATAAG TCATGTCGCAGCCTTCAGGAGCACTCTGGTCCAAACCAGCGGAGGCAGCCCTACATCCTGGCAGTTGGGACGACAAGAAAGCACATCCACGAGTTCTACATTGCATTGGATGGTGATCTCCTTCCCTGCAAGGGCAAGTCTTCCCTGTCAGCTTTTGACGAACTGTTCAAAGCACATTATGTTTTCGGCATCTCCTATGACCAGGCCTTAAATGGCATGTACACATTTGTGCAGACCACCATCTACAACATTGATGTTGGTCATTCTCACGAAACTCCCAGAGTCAAGGACCTAAGAGCTAAGCTCCTCAACTAA
- the LOC125280198 gene encoding H-2 class II histocompatibility antigen, E-S beta chain-like, whose protein sequence is MSLPKILSCHLILMLSAFTGAANGYYHSNWFRCIHSSRDLSDMVFVLNYVFNKDVYIQFNSTVGEFVGYTAHGVYNAETWNKDPNLLQQWRAQKDVYCTHNAEIRQSAIADKKVPPEVKLSSVTQASGRHPAMLMCSAYNFYPHQIQVSWMRNGKVVKSDVTSTEEMPNGDWYYQIHSHLEYTPKSGEKISCAVDHAGLTKPIIVDWDPSLPEAERNKIAIGASGLVLGIIIAAAGLIYYKKKSTGRILVPS, encoded by the exons ATGTCACTGCCGAAGATCTTGAGTTGTCATCTCATACTGATGCTGTCTGCATTCACTGGAGCAG caaatgGATACTACCATTCTAATTGGTTTAGATGCATCCACAGCTCCCGTGATCTCAGTGACATGGTGTTCGTTTTGAACTATGTCTTCAATAAGGATGTGTACATACAGTTCAACAGCACTGTAGGGGAGTTTGTGGGGTACACTGCACATGGAGTATATAATGCAGAAACATGGAACAAAGATCCCAACCTTCTGCAGCAATGGAGAGCTCAGAAGGACGTATACTGCACACATAATGCTGAAATCAGACAGTCAGCTATCGCTGATAAAAAAG TGCCACCAGAGGTTAAGCTCAGTTCAGTGACTCAGGCCAGTGGCAGACATCCAGCTATGTTGATGTGCAGCGCTTACAACTTCTACCCACACCAGATCCAAGTTTCCTGGATGAGAAATGGTAAAGTTGTGAAGTCTGATGTGACATCAACTGAGGAGATGCCTAATGGAGACTGGTACTACCAGATTCACTCCCACCTAGAATACACTCCCAAatctggagagaagatctcCTGTGCTGTGGATCACGCTGGCTTAACTAAACCCATCATCGTAGACTGGG ATCCCTCTCTTCCTGAGGCTGAGAGGAATAAAATTGCTATTGGAGCCTCTGGTCTGGTACTGGGAATCATCATAGCAGCTGCTGGACTCATTTATTACAAGAAGAAATCAACAG GGAGGATCCTGGTCCCATCTTAA